Genomic segment of Clupea harengus unplaced genomic scaffold, Ch_v2.0.2, whole genome shotgun sequence:
CATGGTAACGTCGCTGTTAAAATGATTTAACATGAGGTGCTGCCGTTCTAGATCTGAACGCCCCGCCATGCTCTGGTTCTCCTCAGGTTCTGCTAAGGAGTTGTGCCGATGCCTCCACCCGGACCCAGCTCATCCGGGGTTACGAGATGCTGGTGAACCCCCAAAAGATGGGGGAGAGATTCCAGTTCTTGGCCCTGCTGAACCACCGGCGGCTGGCCaccccagaggaggaggaggggggggggatgaagaggACCAGAGGAGTGGCCCCTCTGCCCGTGGCGGGCTTCAGTGAGCTTGGTCTCAAGTGAGGAGAAAAGAGCACATTCATGGACAGCGATGTGAAAAATGAAGTAGCCAATACTACATTGAGGTGTTTATTAAGGAAATCCAATGGATTTATTGAGTTTGGTCGTTCTGTCCATAGTCACCTTAAACACTATATGGACAGTGCGATACAAAAACCATATAAACAATTCATATTCAGAACTGTTGTATCAGGAATAAAACATCCCGTCGGTGACGATAAGCTTCAATTCATGAAATGTAATAAGAAATGCGCCGTTGGGAGGGTGATACCATGAGAACAGTAAAGCACACGGTGAGAATACAAACTCACGAAGGTAGAGAGGTTAGTGGAGTGACATTAGAGGATGTCATTCTTCCCCTCTTTGTTGCTCTTCCCCTCGCTCCCCCTTCGTACGACGAGCAGAAACCATTAATATGCCACGTGGTGTCTCCACATCTGGAAGTGATCTCGTGTGAGCAGGGCAGCAGACCACTTACTGCACTCACTGATGTGTTCTTACATGGGAAGTAGGCGCTTTCCCTACTGCTCCAGTAGCAATTAAAAGATATGATTACTGCCGGCCGATACCGATCGCCAAAGTAATCAGCCAGAGTGGACGGCCGAGGGCTCCGGTTTTGGGAAAAGCACCGTGAGTAAATACGCCACAGGAACACTCTGCAGGTGTGCTGTTTAACTGCTTGTGttggtaacccccccccccccccccccccccccagctctcgCCCAgacaacaaaccaaaacaaagatTTCTCTAATATCAATATTATGACTGACTTTTGTGTTCTTGAAATACAGTTGTAAAACATTTAAGGCTATAGTAACTGTCATTCAGAATTATACACAGTAGGACCTACACAGTAACTTGTATCAACTCTGGACGAATCCTTGCATTTGATATATCTGGAGTTATTTTATTTGGTAATAAAATAACCCCCCCCTGGTTATGACCCTATGACCTGGCATTGCTGGACCCTGATCTGGAGCAGCGAGAGGCGCTCCAGGAGCCGGCCCTGCTGATGTGTCCTCTGGGCTTCTGAACTGGGTTCAGTGAGTGTGCTGTGCAGCAGCTGGAGCTTTGGCCTCCCTATGAAGCTCATTATAATCACCATCCAGTCCTCTCCCCAGTGGATACTTTGTACCTTTCTGCTTATAGCCAACAATACAAATACCAAGCCTAGAATCAGCTGTTAAGAGGCAGTTTTTATTAAGATATGTGAGTagtaaaacatacaaaacactgaCATCTGCCAATCCAGTGGCAGCATGAGCTTCATACGATTCTCAGGAAGTTTTGTCACCCATAGATGTGTGCTTTAAACATAAATATGGCATCCTTCACAAGGTAGCTGTGGTCAGTTGCACTGACAGAATCCACCCAAATTATAATCACAGTTCAAGATGAAAGGAATGGCTCCAGAAGGCCCCCACAATCCCAAAGTAATCCAATAAAACGGCCCTCTCCCAAATTACAAATGTCTGCATttcacagaagaagaagaaaaaaaaaaaacacattttggggTCTTGGAGTCTTTCACTGGTAAACACGGTCTCAAAAATGTCGAAGAACCTACATTTCCTCCGTATTTATTGCTGATCTCTAAGAAAGAGGATGTTTAAATTACTGCTGCACTGTAACCGCGTGGAGGAGTGGGCTCTTGTAAAAGTTAAGACATAACATCAGCATTTTGCTCACAACCTTCCATTTGCCTTGCTGTAATGTTTAAGTTGAATTTGGAGCTTACTGAGGGATCAGTGTCAAATCTGAAAAAGCCAGGGCAGATGGATCTGTTCCAAATGCATCAGTGAAGGtaggccaaacacacaaaaaaactagaAACAGACTTACAAAAGGATCTTCACGTGGATGCTACACAATGAGAGAAATAATAGCGAACACAAGCACTTTGGGAAAAATGCTTCATACCAGCTCAATATGGACCTGAAtctgtgtgcacagacacaaacacgctaCTTAAGGCATACTGAGTTCCTGCGCCAATGCAATCAGCGGACTGCCAATCAACCATCACCGAAGCATGAGGGATTTCATTTAGAAGTGATTGCACACTACAGGaaaataacattaaaatatAGATCAAGTACTGCACTGATGCATTGTGGTCTTCAGAATCCAACCAGCATAGAAATGAGAAGAAGTACACATATTGGCAGTAGCATCTCGGCATTAAGAGTCCTTTCATGTGCACTGGCTGGGGCCTGAGTGGAAGCCTATAGTAAACCCCGCTGGAGGATGAAGCCCTGTGGCCACTTCATGggttcacacaaaaaacacttgTGTCCTTCAAATCCGAACTAATCACCTCACAATGAGTGTGACCAGAGAATTGACATAAAATCAATGAACATAATCCACAGAAACATTTAGACCTGTCACATTaccaagaataaaaaaaactaaacattttGGTCATGAATGGTAGAAAAAATATATCTTGATTAAAAACCTTCTGTAGATTGTAGGCCTATAGTGAGAGACTGCATTCATTCAAACTTCCACTGAGTGTCTAAGTTACTTAAGCCTCCTGCATGtgacaaaaatacattttaaaactcTCAACTGTACATGGCCATTAACATGTGCTAAAGGCATCTGGACCTGAAATATTTGACCTGTACCAACAACTCCTGACAACCCCTAGCAATGTTACACAttacacaactgaaaatgtttgCATCCGGCTTGAATTCTCAGGACTGTAAGGGAATCGGCAttcctccactctttctctgtttcatgTGCTATGTCTTTGGCGTCTCAGAGGGAGGCGGCTGGCCGATGGGCCGATGGTCCACACTACAGCAGCTGCTGCTCCCAACGGTTTGGGTCTTCTCAGGATCGTGCTGGTTGTCATAGATATAATGCGCTAGAGATGGGACTCTAAACACAGCTATTGCGCTGATGCTTCATACTCCATCTTGGGGTTGGACAGAgcataccgtgtgtgtgtgtgtgtgtgtgtgtgtgtgtgtgtgtgtgtatatgtgtatgtctgtgtgcgaaGCGCGTCTTAGTATCAGGTGTTTTCTAGGTGTTTACAATTACTCAAACAACTTCTTCATCTAGCTtagcctgggtgagaggagacTAGCTGAATGGCTTCTTTCACGCTCCTTCATCCATCAAGGGCATGAGGGGTTGCTTACAACAAGCTTCACCAGCAGCATCAACACATTAAAGATTATCGTTTGGATGAAATGCTAAACACTCTCAGCTTTAGaaagcaaaacacaaaaaagtctCAGTGAGGGTGGATTTACCCAGCAGACTCTGAaagaaattacatttcaaaGGCAACTGGATCAAACGTTCATTTACAACACAAAGATTTTAGGACCACTATGCTTCAATGAAGAAGTATGTAAAATATCTAAGACTTCGTATACATTTCTTATGTGTTCCAGTTTAATAGCCTAACATAAAACCGTTCCATATAAACGTTTCTTTCCAAAATACTTTCAAGCAATCTGAAATCACTTGTAGTTTTGGTGAACatcttaaaaacacaaaacgaGGATTTAAGAAAAATACGCCGGGTAAAAGCTAAAAATCTCAAGCGTCCATCGCTGTTGGATTTGGTCCAGGCTGTGGGCCCTTCAATAGTTTTGAATGGCAGTGCAAATGTTTATGAACTCTAATAGGAGGGTTCCCAAACACTCAAAGTTTATCTTTCAGGCTCAAGAGACTCGTGTTATGGCTAGCTGAAGAAGGCAGCAGAGactagagacagaaagagagagagagcgtgtccCATCCAATCTCTGGAAtgttctttaagaaaacaaaagaaacaaccTGAAAAATCCCACATTGTGTCTGTCAACTTCCCATGTAAGGGCACTGTTGCATACACCATGAGCACCAAAGCCCTGCACAAGACTTATTTTGGGTGCCTGCAGGGCATGGACATGGGTGCAAGACCCCACATCTCTTTCCCCCAAGTTTCTGAGAAACAGTTTCTAAAGGCGGTCGGTTCCGTACGACCACTGGACCTGCTCTGCCAGTAGTCAGAGGTAAATCaactgtccccccccctcccccaaccatTGCTGGAGAAGTTGTAGTTCATCCTCCCAACAGCTAGGGGTCCTCCTCCATGTCATCCAGGTTTGGAGACATGATGAAGTGCTTGGGGTAGAGCAGGCTCCTCTCGTTTGCATACTCCTCCCAGCGAGCGTCATCGCTCTCGTGGGTGATGTAGCGCTCTCCGCGGCGGGTCTCAAACTCCCGGAGGTCCAACCAGGTCTGGTAATCCTGATTCAAGATTCAAGACCACAGGAAGTGGAGTGTAGTAAGATAACAAACGTGTAAAATGATACGTATTCATATTTCTTCACAATCAGGGCAGGAGTATAACATCACAATCAACTCCAACATCACTCCAGGCAAGTGAACCAGTAGAttcactcatctcacacagagTAACAATTGGCCGTAAGAGGCTCTTACCTGCAGCCATGGGTGACTGAGTGATTTATCAACACTGTAGCGCTTCCTCATCTTCACTTGAAGTAGGTTGTTTATCAAGTCGATTGCTGTGAGAGTAAATAAAGAGTAAACAAATAAACTCAAGGCCAAGCCGT
This window contains:
- the LOC122132201 gene encoding serine/threonine-protein kinase D3, with product MWSVGVIIYVSLSGTFPFNEDEDINDQIQNAAFMYPPNPWKETSVDAIDLINNLLQVKMRKRYSVDKSLSHPWLQDYQTWLDLREFETRRGERYITHESDDARWEEYANERSLLYPKHFIMSPNLDDMEEDP